Below is a window of bacterium DNA.
AAATCGACGACGTCCAGAATATTTTTGGAAAGATCGAGCAACTTCAAACCACTCAGCCCCGGCATGACGATATCTGTGAGAGCTATATCGTAACTGCCTGTCCACAGTTTGAGCAGCGCCTGACTTACATCACTCGCCGTCTCAACGATA
It encodes the following:
- a CDS encoding response regulator, coding for MTQSKQKITILIIEDDPALRHSLQEFLKQSGFIVETASDVSQALLKLWTGSYDIALTDIVMPGLSGLKLLDLSKNILDVVD